The stretch of DNA TGACAGAATGATGAAAGATGCTAAGATGCACTGCTTCGACAAAATCGTTGCAATTAAGCTTGACAGAATGATGAGATCCGTTTCAAATCTTCTCACCGTGTGCGATCAGCTGAAAAGCTACAATGTAGATCTAGAATTCGTTGATCAGCAGATCGACACAAGCACACCGGCAGGAAAGATGTTCTTCACGATGCTTTCTGCATTTGCAGAATTTGAAAGAGAATTGATCAGCGAGAGGACAAAGGATGGATTAGATAGAGCAAGGAGAGAAGGCAAGAAGATCGGGCATCCTAAGACGACATTGAGTAAAGATCAAATCGAGAGGATCAAAAAGATTCTAGAAGAAGATCCGCAGATCTCGCTTAGAA from Candidatus Methanomassiliicoccus intestinalis Issoire-Mx1 encodes:
- a CDS encoding recombinase family protein, which encodes MLRVALYARVSTREQDTDNQMFRLKEFAQRRGLEVYDTYMDVCSGAKAHRPDLDRMMKDAKMHCFDKIVAIKLDRMMRSVSNLLTVCDQLKSYNVDLEFVDQQIDTSTPAGKMFFTMLSAFAEFERELISERTKDGLDRARREGKKIGHPKTTLSKDQIERIKKILEEDPQISLRKLSAMMRGISRNTLRRELSDLGLWSGQERGSSEVYK